Within Bdellovibrio bacteriovorus HD100, the genomic segment CCTTCACTTTGTTCTATGCCCAGGCCGGCGTTTTCCTGGGATACCAGTCCTTCATAGATCCTTTGCACTTCGCCGAGAAAGACAGAGGAGGGCTTTATCCGAATGGACAAGTATCCGTCAGTCATCGGAAAGGCCATGGCAAATACCCAGTAGTACTTTCCGGTTTTGGATTTGTTTTTCACATAAGCCGCAATCGGCCGGTGGCTTTGCAGATATCCCCAGAACAGTTTAAAAACGCTGCGGGGCATGTCCTGATGGCGAATGATGTTATGAGGACGGCCCAGGATCTCGTCATTGGAGTATTCACTGACTCTGACAAAGACCTGATTGCCTGACTCAATTCGTCCTTTAAAATCAGTTTTGGAAAAAAACAGCTCGTTCAGTGCAAAGTCGGCTTCCAGAGTCATCCCGTCTCCTCGTGCAAGTTCCGCTTTATACTCGACAGAAAATTCGCATCAACAAGTATGAGATTACCAAGGGAATATTCCACCGCCTCGGTGGAGATGTTCCTTTTGTGGTTTGGATGAAACGTTCGCTGAGGTTCCGGGCGCTCTTTGTTGCTGTGGGAGCGGATTTGCGGCGGTTACCATTGAATGGCTGTAATAAGCCGCGGTTGGATGGACCCTCTGATGATCTGGTACGGAACACTTGCCTGGCACAGTCATTGATCTTCAGGTCTTTGCAAACTTAAACAGGAGATAACAATGAAAAAGAAATCAGTGAACTGGAACACGATCGGCTTGATGAGTCTTTTGATCGCCGCAGGTCCCGCGGGCGCCGCTGACAAAACGATCCATTGGGATCCAAATGCTTACTGGAGAGGCGGCGATCATTCCTATGAATGTTATGACCGGGGTGGGATATACCACGAAGGCATTTGTCTGGAGGGTTCCGCTTCTGCTCAGGTGGCAGCGGTCATTAACAATGATCTGCGCCGGGAGGGTGGCAACGAGACATCCATGGGCGACATGGTCACTGAAGTGGAAGGAAAGATTTCCAAGACTTTCGGAAATCGTCATTTCAAGCAGATCTTTATCTCGATCAGCGCCATTCCGAAAAATCAGGTTCTGAACTACAACGAAGAAAATGAGCAGAACTTCCACAATTCGGACCGTCTGCGCGCCGATGGTTATGTCGACCGCCCTTGGTTTCTGGCGAATATCGGAGCGAATATTGCGATGACGGATTCCCAGGATGTGACGGTTCTGGCGGGAGCATTCCCAGTCAGTGGTTTGAGTCCTCTGCAGGGTAAGCCCAGCCGGTACTATGTCACGGCTCCATACGGTTTGATGGTTCGTTATGACAAAGGGATTCAGATGAACTACCAGCTGAAAGAAGAGCTCGACCGGGTGCTGCTGGCCTCGTTCAGTGTAGTGGATGGCGATACCATCAAGGGTGAATCCAGCCTGGATCCGGCGGATTCCCGCGCCAATTCCTATCCGGCCTACGCGGGCACGGTTGAATTGCGTGTGGCCAATGCACTTCGCAAGGTTTTCGACAAGTCAGCGCCTTACTTGAAGAATCATGATTTCTATATTGGTGTGACCGGGGCCCATGGGGATGTCGGAAGTTTCCCGGGTGAAAAAAGGTCCCAGGATGATATGACCACTTACCTGGGATACATGTTCACGTCCAAGTACGGTGAGGCTGAGGTGCGGGTCTTCCGCGCAGACTTCACCCGCAACAAACAAGGTGACGGAAACGGACGTCGTCCACATGCACAGCATGTGAATTCAAAGGCCCACGGCGTGGAAGTGGCGATGCGTGGCGTGGAAGCGGGGCCCTGCGCCTGGGACTTCTATTATAATCAGCATGTGTTCAATACTGATGCCGAGTTTGCAGATGGTGAATTCACTTTTGAGAAAGTGCGCGGGGTGCGCGGCTGGGCGGCCGGAACCACCTGTCGCAATCTTTTGGGTCTGAAGAATCTGGATATCGGCTTTGAATATGGCAGCACCCAGCTGGATCGCAAGGGTGCCAAAGAAAATCTGAAATATCCAAACAAGGCCAATCAGTTCAATCTGACATTGAGCTATCGCTTTAACATGAACAAACTTGTTCGTTAGATAAAGCGATGGGACAGCCAGGAGAACTTTTCAGCGTTCTCCTGCAGCTCCTTTTCGGTTTTGAAAAGTTTGTCATCACGGGAGGCGGCGCTGACGGCCAGACTCAGATGCGTCGCTGACTGCAGCAGATTGTAATCACCCATGGTGTTTCCTGAGGCGAAGAACGGCTTTTTTCCGCCGGTGGCTTGCAGAAGGGCTTCCACCTTGCCCTCGCGATAGGTGATCGTGCCTTTTTGGCGGTCGCTGATCACGCCGTTATCCACATGCGTTTCCACACCCAGAACGTCATCTTTAGTCAGTCCCATCATTTCTGCGCCGGGTTCCACCGCCCATTTTACCGAAGCGGTGATGATGTAAACTTTCACACCCCTGGAAACAAACAGATCAATTAATTTTTTCTGTTCCAGAAAAACAGGAACCGGGAAGTGACCTTTGACCGCATCGATGGCCCACTGGTGCACCTGCTCAAGTTTTTGCCCCTGGCAGATTTGGGCTAGCCAAAGGTAGGCTTTGCGCGGATCCGCAGCTTTCATGTTTTCGTAGTGTTCCCACGGCTGTGGCGGAAGAGTCACAAGTTTGTTGTCAATCTGGTGATGGAAGAAAGTTTCCCCAAGATCGGTATCCCACAAAGTACCATCCGCATCAAAGGCGGCCACAGGTGCAGAATCCTGTTTTAAAACTTGGTCCAGTGTCGTATTTATGCGGTTCCAAATGTCGGTGGAATAGTCTTTGTATTTCATAGTGTCTTAGTATGAAATATGAAAAGTAAAATGACAAGGAGACCTGAGGGCATGAGCCTGTATTGCCGCGTGATTCAGCCGGAAGATTTGCAACAGATTTTGGATCTGGAAAATAAAAAGCTCGCAGAAACCTATCCGGATGAAATGGAACGAATGATTGCCACATGGAATTCCAAGTTCCGCGTTGAGGCTCTGAACCATTACATTGCCCTGGGCTGGAGCTTTCTGGCCTTGGAGCAGGAGACCAACAAACTGATGGGCTATTTCATCGCTCAGCCGCTGTTGTTCCTGGATGGGCAGACTCAGACCTTGTGGGTGGAGCATGTGCAATACAGCTCCCTGCAGGCCCGGGATGAACTTTGTGAGCTGGCCTACAAACTGGGCCGCGAAAAGCATCTGCAGCGGGTTTACTTCCCCAATGACAACGGAGTGCCGAACTCCGTAAAAGCTTTCAAGGCCGAAAGCTGGCAGCCGGGGACTCTTTCAGTCAAGACGACAAAAGGATAAGCCATGAAGAATTTCTCCTTCGCAAACAGAATTCAAAATATCAACAAGATGAAATCCCAGGATTTTGATCTCGTGATAATCGGGGGAGGAATCAACGGGGCGGGTGTGGCGCGGGATGCTTCGGCACGCGGTATGCGAGTGGCTTTGATCGAAGCCCGTGACTTTGCCTCTGGCACGTCGTCGAAATCCTCAAAGCTTATTCACGGTGGCATTCGTTATCTGGAAAACATGGAATTCAAACTTGTTTTCGAGGCCCTGAATGAACGAGGCCGCCTGTTTGAAATGGCCCCGCATCTGGTGCATCCACTGCGTTTTATGATTCCGCTTTATCAGGAAAGCCGCGTGGGCATGGGGAAGATGGGTCTTGGCATGTGGCTTTATGATGCGCTGTCATTGTTCCAGGCTCCAGAGATGCATGAGCGACTGGATGCCCAAGCCTCGATGGAACGCATGCCGGCGATTCGTCCCAATAATTTGCTGGGTTCCTACATTTATTCCGACGCCTACATGGACGATGATCGTCTGGTTCATGAAACCATGAGATCGGCCAATGAAAACGGTGCGCTTTGTGTGAACTATGTGAAAGCCACCGGGGTGACTTTCGGTCCGGATGGAAAAATTCAGGCCGTGAAGTGTGAAGATCAGCACTCTAAAGAAAAATTCACGATCAAAGCCCGTCACGTGATCAGCAGTGTGGGTCCGTGGACCGATGAATTGGGTGAAAACATTTTTAAGGACTGGAAGAAAATTCTTCGTCCGACCAAAGGCATTCACCTGACATTGCCCAAGCACCGTCTGCCATTGACCAGCGCGGTGGTGATGGGCGCGGAAAAAAGTGATCGCATCGTGTTCGGGATTCCCCGTCATGAGATGATCATAATTGGAACCACTGACACCGACTTTAAGGAATCTCCGGAAAACGTGACAACCACGCCGGAGGATGTGAAGTATCTGCTTTCTATCACAGATCACTATTTCCCGGGCGCCAACCTGACCGCTCACGATATCATCGCCAGCTATGCGGGTGTTCGCCCCTTGGTGGCGGATGGCTCCAGCAGCGAAGGCAAAACCAGCCGCGAGCACACGATTTTGTCCGACGACCGCGGAATCACTTTTGTTGCCGGCGGAAAGTACACCACCTATCGCCTGATGTGCGAACAAACCGTGAAGGCAGCGTTGAAATTCTTTACGTTTGAAGAGCGTGTGACCTGGGGCAAATCCGATACCGTCAAGCCATTGAATCCGTACACCAGCATCGACGCCTTCCAACAGGCCAAGGTTCAGGCGGATCTATGGGCTCGTGAAACGGGACACTCTGTGGAGGACATGCGTTTGCTGGCTGAGCGTTATGGCATGGAAGGCGAAGAGATCCTGAACAAGTATTCCGCTGACATGACCTACTGGCAGCTGGAGGCGGCTCAGGCCATTGATTCAACGATGTGTCTGCATATGCGTGACTTCTTTGCGCGCCGGGTTCCTTTATTCCTGGCCGATCGCAATCACGGTGTGAAACACATGGAGGAAATCGGCAAGGTCTTCCAGGAAAAGCTGGGATGGAACGAAGCCCGTCTGAAGGAAGAAATGCACATGCTGACCGAGTACATGGCCCGTGAAGTGGAATGGAAGAAACACTTCTAAGGCAGGAAGTATTCTGAGACGGCCGGCAACCCGTTTTGCATGGCCATAAAGACCAGACGTTTTGGTTTTGGTCCGGAAGCGGCTTTGATCAGAATGCGGCGGCCCTGACATGTTATCGAGTCCGTCGGCATCGGAAGCTCGGTGACGGTAAAGTGAGTCCCTGAAGCCAATGGCCAGACGGCGGTATTTCCCAGGTCCCCGGCATTGTGTATCGCAACCTTATATAGTTTCTTATCAACATTTCCACAGTAGTAAATCGCAGATCCCGCGGAATCATATGCATAAGCGTTTGGTATCTGTGGCAAAGTCAGCAGGGTTTTAACATTGCCTGAATACAGCACATGCATCTTTGCCGTCAGGATCGAAACATTAACAGGCGGAGTGTACATCCAGCCGCTGAGCTGATCAAAATAAACGGGCGCAGCCACCCGGTGAACCCCGGCAACACCCAAAGAGCAGTCTGTGGAAAGTCCATCGGGACAGTCGTCGGAATCAGAATCCACGCTAGTACGGCCCCCCACGTGATGAGTGGTGGTCGGGGTGATTAGACGGAAGGTGGCATTATGGTGGGCCGTTCCGTTCCAGTAAAGATTGTTCATCAAAAGATCGCCGGCTTTGTAGGCCACGATCTCGGGTGAATATCCGGCCAGCAGCAGGTCACCGTGGTTGATCGAAGTTTGAGTGTAGCTTGGTGTGGCGCCTTCGCCATTCAGTATCTGCTCCCACATCCCGGTGGCGCGATTCAGACGGCAGATGCTGTGATAAACTGTGTAAGTGCTTGGAGGAGTGGTCAGCACTCTGTTGTTGGCGCAGTTCATGTAGACATCGCCATTGGCAGGATTGGTGGCGAACTGGTTGGGGTCCCACCAGTTCCCCAAAAGAATGGACTGCAGATTGGCGGCGATGCCGAAATTGACTCCATTGTTAGCTCCGTCGCCGGCCACAAGTCGGACTTCCGGAGAAGAGCCCGGGAACACCTCTCGCAGTTTGTTCTGCTGGTGATCCAGCAACATCACACCATCACCCACGCTGTGATCAATGTAAGTGACCGACGCCAGACGCATGTCAAATCCAGAGCCGCCGTCGCCAGCGTCTTTGCGCTGACCGAACAGGGTATAGACTTTTCCGTTCACAACGGTCTTGATAATTCCGCGAGCCGAGAAGAACATGCGCCCATAACGATCCACAAACACATCATCCAGCGCCACCGCACACGAGGTCGCATCCGTGCCATCGGCGCATTCGCCCTGAGCGCCGGTTCCCAGAACCCGCACCCAGGTTCCGTCATCCTGAAGCTGGGATACGCTGTTTTCGGTGGCGCGGTTGGCGCGGTACACGCGGCCGTCCATGCCCTGAACTTCGTAATAGGTCAGTGAAGAGTTTCCAAACGGATGATTCGGGAACACGCCATTGCCAACGAGGGTGACCGGATCCAGCTCTGTCATGGGTCCATAGGAGTTGCCCGGCACACTGTAGACCGCCTGAACGTAGGCTTTCTGAATCGCACTGGTCGCAGGGTCAAATCTTAAGCTGAAGAATGAGTAAGGCATTGTGTTCAAGTCCCACGCAGGCTGACCCAAAACACCCGCCCCAGAGAACCGCACGCTTTCCACGCGAGGCACGGCCAGGGAGCCCTTGTAAAGTCGTATGCGTCCGCCATTGTCCTTGGCAGTGCCGGGCTTTTCAGAAATAAAGTACAGGTCCCCATTGGGCATAGGGATAAATGGGGAGCGGCGGCGAATCGACCAGGTTTCGTCGACAGACGCGGTTTTTATAATATTGATTTTCAAATCGCGTGGATCGGCGACAGTGTCAGCCGCGTCGGTTCCAAGATTTCCTGCCGGGTCCGCCCCAATCAGGGTCTCAATTGTCATCGGGGTGACATTGGTGTCGATCCGACGGATCATCTCGCGGTCATAGACCAGAATGCGGTTCTGATAATCCAGCGCTGTACGCAAGATCGCTTTGGCGCGGGCTTGCTCCACCGGGATGCCATCACCAAAAGCAGTTTCATTTTCTTTTGCCAGACGCAAAAGAACCTTCGAGTTGTTGGTGGTCGGATCGATATAAATGATGCCGTACGAGGAATCATTGAAGAAGATTTTTCCATCGGTAGTGACCAGCACCGTCCCCGGAGCTGTGTCCGTGTTCACGTTGGTGTTAAACACGGTGCTCTTGGCATTGCCGTCATGCCCCGGGTCCTGATTCCCGGCGATCAGATTGTAGGCTCCGCTGTTCAGCGGGGGGCTGGTGACTTGAGAGGTTTGCCCGTTGTTGTCAGTCACGCGAATCTGCAACTTAAAGAAAGTGTCATTGGGGACAGTCGAGTTCCACAGATAACAACCTGTGCGCGGAGCTGAATAACCACACGCCGTCGAGTTGCTGGAGTTGTTCGCCAGCGTATCTGAGATTAAAGTGAACGGCTGGCCGTCGAGGGCATAAAACAGTTCGACTTTCGCGATCGTGCCATTGTCACTGGCTTGCCAGCTGATGTGAGCGGCGGCGCCGTTGGCAAAGTTCATATCAAAAGTATTCGGCGGATTGTTCGGGGTGGCTGAATTCACTGTCAGGAAGTTTGCCACCACCGGCGGCGGGTCGTTGACGTAATTGATGGTGTTATAATCTTTTTCTAGAGTGGCAGAATTGGTACTGATGTTCCCACCAACATCCATGACCCAGGCGTAAACGTTATAGATGCCAAAATTGATTCCCAGGAAAAAGTCGAAATCAACCAGCGTCAAAGCAGGCAGTTCGGCAAGACCTGGTTTTGGGGCTTTCACACTGACCCAGCAGGTGTCAGCTGCATTGGGCGCACTGTTGGCCGTCTTGAGGCAGAATTTGGTGATCGCCGTTTCGGCATCGGTGGCTTTCAGGCTGACCGTCACATAGGAGCGAACCGTGTCATCCGGATCCAGCTGTCCGTTGATCTTCATCTCGCCCGCAGTGATCACCGGCTTGATGGTGTCCAGAATCACATCAAAAGCATTACTGACGCCGG encodes:
- a CDS encoding HAD family hydrolase; this encodes MKYKDYSTDIWNRINTTLDQVLKQDSAPVAAFDADGTLWDTDLGETFFHHQIDNKLVTLPPQPWEHYENMKAADPRKAYLWLAQICQGQKLEQVHQWAIDAVKGHFPVPVFLEQKKLIDLFVSRGVKVYIITASVKWAVEPGAEMMGLTKDDVLGVETHVDNGVISDRQKGTITYREGKVEALLQATGGKKPFFASGNTMGDYNLLQSATHLSLAVSAASRDDKLFKTEKELQENAEKFSWLSHRFI
- a CDS encoding glycerol-3-phosphate dehydrogenase/oxidase, encoding MKNFSFANRIQNINKMKSQDFDLVIIGGGINGAGVARDASARGMRVALIEARDFASGTSSKSSKLIHGGIRYLENMEFKLVFEALNERGRLFEMAPHLVHPLRFMIPLYQESRVGMGKMGLGMWLYDALSLFQAPEMHERLDAQASMERMPAIRPNNLLGSYIYSDAYMDDDRLVHETMRSANENGALCVNYVKATGVTFGPDGKIQAVKCEDQHSKEKFTIKARHVISSVGPWTDELGENIFKDWKKILRPTKGIHLTLPKHRLPLTSAVVMGAEKSDRIVFGIPRHEMIIIGTTDTDFKESPENVTTTPEDVKYLLSITDHYFPGANLTAHDIIASYAGVRPLVADGSSSEGKTSREHTILSDDRGITFVAGGKYTTYRLMCEQTVKAALKFFTFEERVTWGKSDTVKPLNPYTSIDAFQQAKVQADLWARETGHSVEDMRLLAERYGMEGEEILNKYSADMTYWQLEAAQAIDSTMCLHMRDFFARRVPLFLADRNHGVKHMEEIGKVFQEKLGWNEARLKEEMHMLTEYMAREVEWKKHF
- a CDS encoding hemagglutinin/hemolysin-related protein; the encoded protein is MNVTALSILLITGLVSGCTLVGNLTDYNSLTPPVLTDSNGSKIESLIINSSDSLSHYNLRGECYYPNQKIDVIIQPSLNSLSTMEPKTFSTVCQDGSFSLDVNTQGWPDAEYTVKLEVTSLAGVKSSNETAVTKDIIAPNVGFSSPLPAEVGNALIVALPVDGTCESADGPVTILSQGVTLATFTCSNGTFSGPVIVGALNDGATILQVSQTDSAGNTGTANSTTFNKDSLAPLQPVTFGSLGNALSNNDADRSVTVTVPADATQYHYVIVKDTDCSNQWAALMATTPVPAGTPATFSFAGDGEYRLCFIAGDQADNWQPDTAIIESGSVIIDTVGPALNITSPLAGSKHKSAVTVSGTCEAGASLNLSGDYSTSPSAATCSVGGTFSFNITLTATDGLKNFTLSSTDGAGNTTNHNAYSLIRDNAIVAPSVTLNTATVTNNPEAKFTVNDCSDATFILMKEVNAPPALGDSGWIACSTVAQNYSFDLSANGDQQGLRNVRFYARDEAGNVSTATVFTITYDSKAPILTLDPVPTLAINVSYPFVVYVTEATVTAAATLHLDYSTDGGTTWNVATSRALGLAGPMNNKSFTVDWTPNAYNTDVQVRARLTDSHGLTGTGVSNAFDVILDTIKPVITAGEMKINGQLDPDDTVRSYVTVSLKATDAETAITKFCLKTANSAPNAADTCWVSVKAPKPGLAELPALTLVDFDFFLGINFGIYNVYAWVMDVGGNISTNSATLEKDYNTINYVNDPPPVVANFLTVNSATPNNPPNTFDMNFANGAAAHISWQASDNGTIAKVELFYALDGQPFTLISDTLANNSSNSTACGYSAPRTGCYLWNSTVPNDTFFKLQIRVTDNNGQTSQVTSPPLNSGAYNLIAGNQDPGHDGNAKSTVFNTNVNTDTAPGTVLVTTDGKIFFNDSSYGIIYIDPTTNNSKVLLRLAKENETAFGDGIPVEQARAKAILRTALDYQNRILVYDREMIRRIDTNVTPMTIETLIGADPAGNLGTDAADTVADPRDLKINIIKTASVDETWSIRRRSPFIPMPNGDLYFISEKPGTAKDNGGRIRLYKGSLAVPRVESVRFSGAGVLGQPAWDLNTMPYSFFSLRFDPATSAIQKAYVQAVYSVPGNSYGPMTELDPVTLVGNGVFPNHPFGNSSLTYYEVQGMDGRVYRANRATENSVSQLQDDGTWVRVLGTGAQGECADGTDATSCAVALDDVFVDRYGRMFFSARGIIKTVVNGKVYTLFGQRKDAGDGGSGFDMRLASVTYIDHSVGDGVMLLDHQQNKLREVFPGSSPEVRLVAGDGANNGVNFGIAANLQSILLGNWWDPNQFATNPANGDVYMNCANNRVLTTPPSTYTVYHSICRLNRATGMWEQILNGEGATPSYTQTSINHGDLLLAGYSPEIVAYKAGDLLMNNLYWNGTAHHNATFRLITPTTTHHVGGRTSVDSDSDDCPDGLSTDCSLGVAGVHRVAAPVYFDQLSGWMYTPPVNVSILTAKMHVLYSGNVKTLLTLPQIPNAYAYDSAGSAIYYCGNVDKKLYKVAIHNAGDLGNTAVWPLASGTHFTVTELPMPTDSITCQGRRILIKAASGPKPKRLVFMAMQNGLPAVSEYFLP